Proteins found in one Ptychodera flava strain L36383 chromosome 3, AS_Pfla_20210202, whole genome shotgun sequence genomic segment:
- the LOC139127674 gene encoding carbohydrate sulfotransferase 1-like, with protein sequence MTSWLLKAKPILHQEFLDFTDFKVVLLARDPRAVASSRNYFKFINPKHKTLYELGIAKPLNDTTYQLHPDNVHDYCKWLERNLAVFRNAQSRTRRQIIMLRYEDVVTNVTQKALELYETFGIRATKNVLKWIDDNTQSKGNAKRGSHDMKRNSTSTALAWRSDLSMDDVKLVQSACNDVMQSLGYKLIKREAELINTSVSLLEPMLFE encoded by the coding sequence ATGACGTCATGGTTATTAAAAGCAAAGCCGATACTCCACCAAGaatttctcgatttcacggattTCAAGGTGGTACTGCTCGCTCGTGACCCAAGGGCAGTCGCCTCGTCCagaaattacttcaaatttatCAACCCGAAGCATAAAACATTGTACGAGCTCGGTATCGCCAAGCCTTTGAACGATACTACCTACCAACTTCACCCTGACAACGTGCACGACTACTGCAAGTGGCTTGAGCGTAACTTAGCTGTTTTCAGAAACGCCCAATCGCGGACGAGGAGACAAATTATCATGCTACGATACGAGGACGTCGTGACGAACGTGACGCAGAAGGCTTTGGAACTTTACGAAACATTTGGAATCAGAGCAACCAAAAACGTACTGAAGTGGATCGATGACAATACTCAGAGTAAAGGGAACGCAAAGAGGGGATCCCATGACATGAAAAGGAACTCGACCAGTACGGCGCTTGCTTGGAGATCAGATTTAAGCATGGACGATGTAAAACTGGTACAAAGCGCCTGCAATGACGTCATGCAATCACTTGGGTACAAACTCATTAAGCGGGAAGCTGAGCTTATCAACACGTCTGTATCATTATTAGAACCCATGCTCTTTGAATGA
- the LOC139127688 gene encoding carbohydrate sulfotransferase 1-like, whose translation MVIKSIRVEDLNYLMPMLHQECFDFKVVLLARDPRAVASSRKYFKFINPKHKTLYELRIAKPLNDTTTQLHPDNVHDYCKWLERNLAVFRNAQSRARRRIIMLRYEDVVTNVTQKALELYETFGIKATENVLKWIDDNTQSKGNAKRGSHDMKRNSTSTALAWRSDLSIDDVKMVQSACNDVMHALGYKLIKRESELINTSASLLEPVLFE comes from the coding sequence ATGGTCATTAAAAGCATACGCGTTGAAGATCTGAACTATCTGATGCCGATGCTCCACCAAGAGTGTTTCGATTTCAAGGTGGTACTGCTCGCTCGTGACCCAAGGGCAGTCGCCTCGTCCAGAAAATACTTCAAATTTATCAACCCGAAGCATAAAACATTGTACGAGCTCCGTATCGCCAAGCCTTTGAACGATACTACCACCCAACTTCACCCTGACAACGTGCACGACTACTGCAAGTGGCTTGAGCGCAACCTAGCTGTTTTCAGAAACGCCCAATCGCGGGCGAGGAGACGAATTATCATGCTACGATACGAGGACGTTGTGACGAACGTGACGCAGAAGGCTTTGGAACTTTACGAAACATTTGGAATTAAAGCAACCGAAAACGTACTGAAGTGGATCGATGACAATACTCAGAGTAAAGGGAACGCAAAGAGGGGATCCCATGACATGAAAAGAAACTCGACCAGTACGGCGCTGGCCTGGAGGTCAGATTTAAGCATAGACGATGTAAAAATGGTACAAAGCGCGTGCAATGACGTCATGCATGCACTTGGGTACAAACTCATCAAGCGGGAATCTGAGCTTATCAACACGTCTGCATCATTATTAGAACCCGTGCTCTTCGAATGA